The nucleotide sequence GCTGACGATGGCCCGGCCGCCGTCGACGTCGAGATCGATGTCGCCGTCGAAGTCCAGGATGTCGAGCAGACGCTCCAGGTAGTCACCTGCGACGTCGCCCTCCTGGATCAGCAGGTCGTCGCCGGACGGCTTGTCCTGGACGCCGCCGTCCTGAGCAGTGGTGGACACGGGATCTCCTCTCGCTGGGGTAAGCAGGTTCGCGACGCCGGGCCCGCGCGACGGTGGGGTCCGCCGGGGCCGTCGGGCGTCGCGGGTCGGGGGTCAGCGGCGCTTGCCGCGCTTGGACTTCGTTCCCTGGCGTCGCTGCACGGGCTTCGCTCCCGGCTTCTTTCCGCCGGCTCCGTTCCCGTTCTTCGCGGCACCGTTCGTGCTCGAGCCGTTCTTCGTGCCGTTCGCGGTGGAACCGTTCGCCGATCCGCCGTCGGCGGAGGCACCGTCCGAGCCCTGCGCGGTGCCGGTCGAGCCGGCATCGGCGTCCAACGGCTCGTCGGCGATCTCGCGGACGTCCTTCGCGGTGCCCTTCTCGTCCTTGCGGATCGGCTTCTGGCCGGGGCGCGGCGCGAGCGCCTTCGCCGACTCGGTGGCCTTCTGCTCCTTCTCGGCCTCTTCGGCGTCGATCCGGCGGTAGACGAGCCACTGCTGGCCGAGCGTCCAGAGGTTGTTCGCGACCCAGTAGAAGAGGACGGCGAGCGGCAGGAACGGCGCACCGACCACGACACCGATCGGGAACACGTAGAGCATCAGCTTCTGCATGATCTCGGCCTGCGGGTTCGCCGCGGCGGTGCCCGCCGCGATCTGCGCCTGCTGGCGAGCGACCGAGTGCCGGGCGGTGACGTGCGTGAAGATACCGGCCATGATCATCAGCGGGACCATCACGATCCACTGGGAGACCAGGTTCCCGCCGACCTCGGTGACCGACGAGGTGTTCTGCAGCGGCCAGATCGCGGCGCCGAGCTTCGAGCCGAAGAAGTCGGAGTCGACGAACGACGCGTTCTCCGCGGCGTTGAACACGTAGTTCTCGGTCTTGCCCGGCTTGAACTCACGCAGCACGTGGAACAGGCCGATGAAGACCGGGATCTGCACCAGGATCGGCAGGCAACCCATGATCGGGTTGGCGCCGTTCTGCTGCTGGAGCTTCTGCATCTCCGTGGCGAGCTTCTGCCGGTCGTTGGCGTACTTCTTCCGGAGCTTCTGCATCTCCGGCGCCATCTCCTGCATCTTGCG is from Pseudonocardia autotrophica and encodes:
- the yidC gene encoding membrane protein insertase YidC, which produces MLDFIYYPVSFIMWVWHKVFGFVLGEDSGIAWVLSVVFLVFTLRLILYKPFVSQVRSMRKMQEMAPEMQKLRKKYANDRQKLATEMQKLQQQNGANPIMGCLPILVQIPVFIGLFHVLREFKPGKTENYVFNAAENASFVDSDFFGSKLGAAIWPLQNTSSVTEVGGNLVSQWIVMVPLMIMAGIFTHVTARHSVARQQAQIAAGTAAANPQAEIMQKLMLYVFPIGVVVGAPFLPLAVLFYWVANNLWTLGQQWLVYRRIDAEEAEKEQKATESAKALAPRPGQKPIRKDEKGTAKDVREIADEPLDADAGSTGTAQGSDGASADGGSANGSTANGTKNGSSTNGAAKNGNGAGGKKPGAKPVQRRQGTKSKRGKRR